The Palaeococcus ferrophilus DSM 13482 genomic interval CTATTCAGCCGGCTACGTCATGACGGCGCAGCAGGAACTCGTGGAGGCTTCACTCCTCCACAGCTACCTCCGGGGAGAAAGCTTCCCCTCGCCGGGAGAGCTCGGCGTCCACGTCGTTTCCTACGCGCTGGGCCTCGGGGATCTCGTGGGGGAGTTGAGGCGGCACGTTCTCCTGCGCCTGATGGAGGGTGAGCTAGAGGAGGCGAGGGCCACTTTTGAGTTCATGGAAGCCCTGTACGAAGAGCTCTCCACCCTTGAGTATCCCAAGGGACTCGTCAACATAAGGGGCAAGGTTGACGCGGCGAGGGGGCTTGTTGAGAGAACCCTCGAAGACCTCACCCGCGCCCTCGTGAACCGCAGGCTGGAGGAGCGCATTGATGCCGTTCTCAATAACGAAGGAAAAACTTGAGCGCCTTGCCGTGGTTCAGGAAAAGCTTTCCGGGCGAGTAGAAGAAAGGCCGCTCGGAGAGGTCCGTTTTTTGGGGGCCGTTGATGTGGCCTACAGGGGCGATTGGGCATGCGCCGCCTTCGTACTCTGGGATTTACTTTTGGGTGAGGCGGTGAAGTCAAAGAGGGTCGCGGTGGAGGTGGGGGCGCCCTACATCCCCACGTTCTTCTTCCTCCGGGAGACGAAGCCCATCCTCCTCGCCCTCAGGGGGGAAGAATTCGACGTTCTGATGGTTGAGGGACATGGGAAGGCCCATCCGAGGGGCTACGGGCTGGCGTCACACATCGGCCTGCTCCTCTCGAAGCCAACCATAGGAATAGCGAAGAGACCCCTCAGGGACACGGAGAACTTCACCCGGGTTGGGAAGGCCTACGTGAGCGTGGGGCATCTAGTAACCCTCGAGGACGCCGTGAGGCTCGTTGAGATGACGCTCGATAGCGGTTATCCTGCCCCCCTGAAGCTCGCGGACAGGGAATCACGAAAATGCTTGAAAAGAGAATCAGTCCGATGAGTTCTTAAGGAAGCTCTCAATTTCCTTCATGAGTTCCTCCGCCATGGCACGCCACGGGTAGTCGTTGGGTTTGCGGGAGAGGTAGCCCACGTAAACCTTGAGGTTTTTCCAGTAGGCCACACCTATGTTACCGCGCACCAGAATCTCTTCCGCGCCCCTCTGTTTCAGGGTCATAGCGAGCTCCTCCACGTCGGCGCTCCTGTTTTCGTAGGTCTCAACGAAGTTCTCAACGTCGCCGGCAGAGGAGTAGTAGATGACGGCGTCGGCGCTGTACTTCATGGAGAGGATGCCACGCCTTTTCTCCAGCCGCTCAACGCAGACTGCGAGGAATCTCCCCTTGAACTGGAGCTTTTTAAGGTCCTCCTCTGAGGGCATCTGCACGTACACGGGCTCTAGACTGTAGGAGCGGGCCAGCTTTGATATTCTCTCCTGGAGAAGCGAGCGAAGGGGCTCGTCCGCCATTATGAGAACGTAGAGCACATCCGGATTCTCTCCCTCCGTGGCGTTTTCGATGAGGGGCTGGTTGGTGAAGAGCGATGCCCCGCTGTAGTCCGCGATTGTTGATGCCTGGGAGGCCACACCCACCGCAAGCACCCCCACGATGACGGTGATAATGAGGGCAACGACCTTGATCATCTTCATAACCATTCACCATGGTATTCACGGATATGTCTACTTAAATAATTTTCGCACCCCATAGAATAAAATACAAGAAGTGGTATCAGCGGGAGCGCCGGAGGGCCTCCTTCGAGGCCTCACCAACGAAGCGGAATATCGCCGCACCCATAGCCACCATCGCTCCAAGGAGCCCGGCGAGCACTATGCTCTGAAGGGCCCCTTCTATCCCGCCTATCCTTGTGTGGGCAAAGGGTAGGTTCCCGAGGATGAACCCCCCAAAGTACGCCATGGGGGTGAGGAGAACATCCAGGATGCCAGTAGGCAGGAAGTATATGAGGGCGAGGCCCGCCCCCGCGGCCAGGGCAAGGGAGGCGCTCAGCTTAAACCCCA includes:
- a CDS encoding translin family protein; amino-acid sequence: MELHEVVVLIKNVLDEKDALREDALKLTREIVRLSGDAVKALHRGELDVAEGRIEKALELNRKLKSLLRDHPDLYSAGYVMTAQQELVEASLLHSYLRGESFPSPGELGVHVVSYALGLGDLVGELRRHVLLRLMEGELEEARATFEFMEALYEELSTLEYPKGLVNIRGKVDAARGLVERTLEDLTRALVNRRLEERIDAVLNNEGKT
- a CDS encoding endonuclease V; amino-acid sequence: MPFSITKEKLERLAVVQEKLSGRVEERPLGEVRFLGAVDVAYRGDWACAAFVLWDLLLGEAVKSKRVAVEVGAPYIPTFFFLRETKPILLALRGEEFDVLMVEGHGKAHPRGYGLASHIGLLLSKPTIGIAKRPLRDTENFTRVGKAYVSVGHLVTLEDAVRLVEMTLDSGYPAPLKLADRESRKCLKRESVR